The Pseudolabrys sp. FHR47 genome contains a region encoding:
- a CDS encoding YdcF family protein, whose translation MFFILSKTVTVLLQPSNLILLIGIAGLALMLMGWRRGGTRLVVTSVVLLFIAGLLPLGPYLTHALERRFPPWEQDGGMSRGAPTGIVVLGGVISPLLSRQTGLVSVNGDAGRVIALAHLARAFPKARIIYSGGDASLFGNKRPETDFVGPLLDDFGLARARVELETRSRNTAENAVFSREIAQPKPGERWLLVTSAQHMPRAVGAFRAAGFPVEAYPVAFQVERHLRLRPGFTVGNNLARFDRAANEWVGLIAYWVTGRSSALLPAP comes from the coding sequence ATGTTCTTCATCCTTTCAAAAACCGTCACGGTTCTGCTGCAGCCGTCGAACCTGATCCTGCTGATCGGGATCGCCGGGCTGGCGCTGATGCTGATGGGTTGGCGACGCGGTGGTACCCGGCTCGTCGTGACCAGCGTCGTCCTGCTGTTCATTGCCGGTCTGTTGCCGTTGGGGCCATACCTGACCCATGCGCTCGAGCGCCGCTTTCCGCCCTGGGAGCAGGACGGTGGCATGTCGCGTGGGGCACCGACCGGGATCGTCGTCCTAGGTGGTGTGATCTCGCCATTACTGTCGCGGCAGACCGGCCTGGTCTCCGTCAATGGCGATGCCGGCCGTGTCATTGCGCTGGCGCATCTGGCGCGCGCCTTTCCCAAGGCACGCATTATCTATTCCGGCGGCGATGCCAGCCTGTTCGGCAACAAGCGTCCCGAGACGGACTTTGTCGGTCCCTTGCTCGACGATTTCGGCCTGGCGCGCGCGCGCGTCGAACTGGAAACGCGCTCGCGCAATACCGCCGAGAACGCCGTGTTCTCGAGGGAGATCGCGCAGCCAAAGCCGGGCGAGCGCTGGCTGCTGGTGACCTCGGCGCAGCATATGCCGCGCGCGGTCGGCGCCTTCCGTGCGGCCGGGTTTCCGGTCGAAGCCTACCCGGTCGCATTCCAGGTCGAGCGGCATCTGCGGCTGCGGCCCGGTTTCACCGTCGGCAATAATCTCGCGCGCTTCGATCGCGCGGCGAATGAATGGGTCGGCCTCATCGCCTATTGGGTGACGGGCCGCAGTTCGGCCTTGCTGCCGGCACCCTGA
- a CDS encoding VUT family protein, which translates to MTIEIRKNVEGAIFLVLFCLTIPAANWMIGNVGTVCPANSPCLIPVAPNLMAPSGVLMIGAALVLRDLVQRRLGVEFGIGAIIAGAGISAAIAPPALVVASTAAFLLSELADFAVYTPLARRRLVMAVVASGLVGLVIDSIVFLWLAFGSLEFLAGQVVGKSWMVLFAIPLVAYLRRRDARLGLASV; encoded by the coding sequence ATGACCATCGAAATACGCAAGAACGTCGAAGGCGCGATCTTCCTCGTGCTGTTCTGTCTCACGATTCCGGCCGCCAACTGGATGATCGGAAACGTCGGCACGGTATGCCCCGCCAACAGCCCGTGCCTGATCCCGGTGGCGCCGAATCTCATGGCGCCCTCAGGCGTGCTGATGATCGGCGCGGCGCTGGTGCTGCGCGATCTGGTGCAGCGCCGCCTTGGCGTCGAATTCGGTATCGGCGCGATCATTGCCGGGGCAGGGATTTCGGCGGCGATCGCGCCGCCGGCGCTGGTGGTGGCTTCGACCGCCGCCTTCCTGCTGTCCGAGCTGGCCGATTTCGCCGTCTATACGCCGCTGGCGCGTCGCCGGCTGGTGATGGCCGTGGTTGCCTCCGGCCTGGTCGGACTGGTGATCGACTCCATCGTATTCCTCTGGCTGGCCTTCGGCTCGCTGGAATTCCTGGCGGGGCAGGTGGTCGGCAAGAGCTGGATGGTGCTGTTCGCGATCCCGTTGGTGGCCTATCTTCGCCGCCGTGACGCGCGGCTTGGCCTCGCCTCCGTTTGA
- a CDS encoding DNA-binding transcriptional regulator: MMRVRLKADGRIVEIAPDGSEIAVEHRDPAAFVRQVRARCGLTQAAFAEKIEVPIETVRNWEQGKRNPRGPARALLKVIDRSPDAAFAALGGRR; encoded by the coding sequence ATGATGCGGGTACGCTTGAAGGCGGATGGGCGCATCGTCGAAATTGCCCCGGACGGCAGTGAAATCGCGGTCGAGCATCGCGATCCGGCGGCTTTCGTCCGCCAGGTGCGGGCGCGCTGCGGCCTGACCCAGGCAGCCTTCGCCGAGAAAATCGAAGTGCCGATCGAAACGGTGCGCAACTGGGAGCAGGGCAAGCGTAATCCGCGCGGTCCGGCTCGCGCGCTGCTCAAGGTGATCGACCGCTCGCCGGATGCCGCCTTCGCCGCGCTTGGCGGCCGGCGTTAG
- a CDS encoding cupredoxin domain-containing protein has translation MRRLFASAAIAAALAIAPLTAKAVDDFTLTIKDHKFSPAELKVPANKRVTITVVNADPTPEEFESDELKVEKIIAGNSKAIVRVGPLKPGRYGFFGEFHEDTAKGVVIAE, from the coding sequence ATGCGCCGCCTCTTCGCCTCTGCCGCTATTGCCGCCGCCCTCGCAATTGCACCGCTCACCGCCAAGGCCGTCGACGACTTCACGCTGACCATCAAGGACCACAAGTTCTCGCCCGCCGAACTCAAGGTTCCGGCGAACAAGCGCGTCACCATCACAGTCGTCAACGCCGACCCCACCCCTGAAGAATTCGAGAGCGACGAGCTCAAGGTCGAGAAGATCATAGCCGGGAATTCGAAAGCCATCGTGCGCGTCGGACCGCTCAAGCCGGGCCGCTACGGCTTCTTCGGCGAGTTTCACGAAGACACCGCCAAGGGCGTCGTGATCGCCGAATAA
- a CDS encoding glutathione S-transferase family protein, protein MALTLIIGNKNYSSWSLRPWIAMKAAGIDFDEELIPFETEDFKTIVPAVSGTGKVPVLVDGDIRIWESLAILEYLAEKFPDFALWPKDAAARAHARVVANEMHAGFQELRNHLPVNFARRVMKRDLPPPVVDNVRRIEALWADCRARFGQGGPFLFGARYTNADAMYAPVVSRFHTYAVDVTPRTRAYMDAVMALPAWKEWEAAGIAEPWLFAEDEVDWPMVHRVDKPSFNAQQSEP, encoded by the coding sequence ATGGCGCTGACGCTGATTATCGGCAACAAGAACTATTCGAGCTGGTCGCTGCGGCCGTGGATCGCCATGAAGGCGGCCGGCATTGACTTCGATGAAGAGCTCATTCCGTTCGAGACCGAGGACTTCAAGACGATTGTTCCAGCGGTGTCCGGTACGGGCAAGGTGCCAGTGCTGGTCGATGGCGATATCCGGATCTGGGAATCGCTCGCCATCCTCGAATATCTTGCCGAGAAGTTTCCCGATTTCGCGCTGTGGCCGAAGGACGCCGCGGCGCGTGCCCACGCCCGTGTCGTCGCCAACGAAATGCATGCCGGCTTCCAGGAATTGCGCAATCACCTGCCGGTCAACTTCGCCCGCCGCGTCATGAAGCGCGATCTACCGCCGCCGGTTGTCGACAATGTCCGCCGCATTGAGGCCCTGTGGGCCGACTGCCGGGCACGCTTCGGGCAGGGCGGTCCGTTTTTGTTCGGCGCGCGCTACACCAATGCCGACGCCATGTACGCGCCTGTGGTGTCGCGCTTCCACACTTATGCGGTCGATGTCACGCCGCGGACCCGCGCTTACATGGATGCGGTGATGGCGCTGCCGGCGTGGAAAGAATGGGAAGCAGCCGGCATTGCCGAGCCTTGGCTTTTTGCCGAGGACGAAGTCGATTGGCCGATGGTCCACCGCGTCGACAAGCCGTCATTTAACGCGCAACAAAGCGAGCCCTGA
- a CDS encoding FTR1 family protein codes for MLGALVIVFREVLEAGLIIGIVMAATRGVTGRGRWVTIGVVAGILGAAIVAAFAGVIADAFEGIGQELFNALVLGAAVIMLMWHNAWMARHGREIAMEMRQVGSAVSEGSKSLAALAVVVGLAVLREGSEVVLFLYGIFAQGTSALSLLTGGALGILAGAAFTGLTYAGLLAIPQRYIFAVTSWLIALLAAGMAAQSAQFLYAAGIINRLGETMWDTSWLLTEKSLFGQLMHTLVGYVSRPTELQLVVYIAALFAMFLLMRIARYRPAARPIEA; via the coding sequence ATGCTTGGCGCCCTGGTCATCGTCTTTCGCGAAGTTCTCGAAGCCGGTCTCATCATCGGCATCGTCATGGCGGCAACGCGTGGCGTCACTGGGCGCGGCCGATGGGTCACGATTGGCGTCGTTGCCGGCATTCTCGGCGCGGCCATCGTTGCCGCCTTTGCCGGTGTCATCGCCGACGCGTTCGAAGGTATCGGTCAGGAGCTGTTCAACGCGCTGGTGCTCGGCGCCGCCGTGATCATGCTGATGTGGCACAACGCCTGGATGGCGAGACACGGCCGCGAGATCGCGATGGAGATGCGTCAGGTCGGTAGCGCTGTGAGCGAAGGATCCAAATCGCTGGCCGCGCTCGCCGTGGTCGTCGGTCTTGCCGTGTTGCGCGAGGGCTCGGAAGTGGTGCTGTTTCTCTATGGCATCTTCGCCCAGGGCACGTCGGCTCTGTCGCTGCTCACCGGCGGTGCGCTCGGCATCCTCGCCGGCGCGGCGTTCACGGGACTCACTTATGCGGGGCTGCTTGCCATTCCGCAGCGCTACATCTTCGCGGTGACGAGCTGGCTGATCGCCCTGCTTGCCGCCGGCATGGCAGCGCAGTCGGCGCAGTTCCTCTACGCCGCCGGCATCATCAACCGGCTCGGCGAGACGATGTGGGATACGTCGTGGCTGCTCACGGAAAAGAGCCTGTTCGGCCAGCTCATGCACACTTTGGTCGGCTACGTGTCGCGGCCGACCGAACTGCAGCTCGTCGTTTATATCGCTGCGCTGTTCGCGATGTTCCTGCTGATGCGGATCGCGCGCTACCGGCCGGCGGCGCGGCCGATCGAAGCCTAA
- the queC gene encoding 7-cyano-7-deazaguanine synthase QueC, giving the protein MTIANDAALVLFSGGQDSTTCLGWALDRFARVETVGFRYGQRHAVELEVRPRLRELIAALKPEWQQRLGEDHMVTLDALAAISDTALTRETAIAFADSGLPNTFVPARNLIFLTFAAALAYRRGARHIVAGMCETDYSGYPDCRDDTIKAMQVALSLGLDRKVTIHTPLMWVDKAGTFAMARNLARDIAGRAFLDLIVEHTHTCYLGDRSHRHAWGYGCGTCPACDLRRQGYDKFLADNPN; this is encoded by the coding sequence ATGACCATCGCCAATGATGCCGCGCTCGTCCTGTTCTCGGGCGGGCAGGATTCGACGACATGCCTCGGCTGGGCGCTCGATCGCTTCGCGCGGGTCGAGACTGTCGGCTTTCGTTACGGCCAGCGTCATGCCGTCGAACTGGAGGTGCGGCCGCGGCTGCGCGAACTGATCGCCGCGCTCAAGCCCGAATGGCAGCAGCGGCTGGGCGAGGACCATATGGTGACGCTCGACGCGCTGGCGGCGATCTCCGATACTGCGCTGACCCGCGAGACCGCCATCGCCTTTGCCGACAGCGGGCTGCCCAACACCTTCGTGCCAGCGCGCAATCTGATCTTCCTCACCTTCGCCGCTGCGCTTGCCTACCGGCGCGGCGCCCGTCACATCGTCGCCGGCATGTGCGAGACCGATTATTCGGGCTATCCCGATTGCCGGGATGACACGATCAAGGCCATGCAGGTCGCGCTCAGCCTCGGGCTCGACCGGAAAGTGACCATCCATACCCCGCTGATGTGGGTCGATAAGGCAGGAACTTTCGCCATGGCCCGCAATTTGGCCCGCGATATCGCGGGGCGGGCATTCCTCGACCTTATTGTCGAACATACCCACACCTGCTACTTGGGCGACCGCTCGCACCGCCACGCTTGGGGGTATGGCTGCGGCACGTGCCCGGCCTGCGACCTGCGCCGGCAGGGCTACGATAAATTCCTCGCCGATAATCCGAATTGA
- a CDS encoding APC family permease, whose protein sequence is MFAATALVIADMVGVGVFTSLGFQVQTLSSGFSLILLWVVGGIVALCGAACYAELSGMFPRSSGEYNFLHRTYHPAVGFMAGWLSATVGFAAPVALAAMAFGEYARPLLPGVSPLVLGLGVIWIATAFHLTGLRTGAAFHNVSTVIKLLLIVAFIVAGLAYSEPQPISFAPAAGDLGQIFTAAFAINLAFVMYAYSGWNASTYIIGEIRDPHRTLPFALFAGVLVVLVLYVALNAVFLYTTPVAKFAGQIQVATIVGEHVFGAFGGNLVGALICIGLISSISAMMWIGPRVTMVMGEDFRLLRLFAWRSRFGVPSFAIGFQLVVASLLLLTQSFEAVLDFIQFSLTLCSFCAVLGVMVLRFTKPDHPRPYRTWGYPVTPLIFLAVTGFMLYYLMVSRPAQALAGVALMLAGLVIYSIAQNHAAVPAAEKATVIK, encoded by the coding sequence ATGTTCGCGGCGACGGCGCTGGTTATTGCCGACATGGTCGGCGTCGGCGTTTTTACGAGTCTTGGCTTCCAGGTCCAGACGCTCAGCTCCGGCTTCTCGCTGATCCTGCTCTGGGTGGTCGGCGGCATTGTCGCGCTGTGCGGCGCCGCCTGTTACGCCGAACTCTCCGGGATGTTTCCGCGCTCGAGCGGCGAATACAACTTCCTGCACCGGACCTATCACCCGGCGGTCGGATTCATGGCCGGCTGGCTGTCGGCGACGGTCGGCTTCGCCGCGCCGGTCGCGCTCGCGGCCATGGCCTTCGGCGAATATGCGCGACCTTTGCTGCCCGGCGTGTCGCCTTTGGTGCTCGGCCTCGGTGTCATCTGGATCGCGACGGCCTTTCATCTGACCGGTCTGCGCACCGGCGCCGCCTTCCATAATGTCTCGACGGTGATCAAGCTGTTGCTGATCGTCGCTTTCATCGTCGCCGGGCTTGCCTATAGCGAGCCGCAGCCGATCTCGTTCGCGCCGGCAGCCGGCGACCTCGGGCAGATATTCACCGCGGCTTTCGCCATCAATCTTGCTTTCGTGATGTATGCCTATTCGGGCTGGAATGCCTCGACCTACATCATCGGCGAAATCCGCGATCCGCACCGTACCTTGCCGTTCGCGTTGTTCGCCGGCGTCCTCGTCGTGCTGGTGCTCTATGTCGCGCTCAACGCGGTGTTTCTCTACACCACGCCGGTTGCGAAATTCGCCGGTCAGATACAGGTCGCGACCATTGTCGGCGAGCATGTCTTCGGCGCGTTCGGGGGCAATCTGGTTGGCGCGCTGATCTGCATCGGGCTCATTTCGTCGATCAGCGCGATGATGTGGATCGGGCCGCGCGTCACCATGGTCATGGGCGAGGATTTCCGGCTGCTGCGCCTTTTCGCCTGGCGTTCCCGCTTCGGCGTGCCGTCTTTCGCCATCGGCTTCCAACTCGTGGTGGCGAGCCTGCTGTTGCTGACGCAGAGCTTCGAGGCGGTGCTGGACTTTATCCAGTTCAGCCTGACCTTGTGCTCGTTCTGCGCCGTGCTCGGCGTGATGGTGCTGCGCTTCACAAAGCCCGACCATCCGCGGCCTTATCGGACCTGGGGTTATCCGGTGACGCCGCTGATCTTCCTCGCCGTCACTGGATTCATGCTCTACTACCTCATGGTCAGCCGTCCGGCCCAGGCTTTGGCCGGCGTCGCGTTGATGCTGGCGGGTCTCGTCATCTACTCCATCGCACAGAACCACGCGGCCGTGCCGGCCGCGGAGAAGGCCACGGTCATTAAATGA
- a CDS encoding glutathione S-transferase family protein — translation MSLKLVIGNKNYSSWSLRPWIAMKAAGIAFEEIVIPLYVPGSAEEILKYSPAGKVPILHDGDLKIWDSLSILEYLDEKFPDAELWPKDAAARALARSVSAEMHSGFQALRQHCTMNLWLPPKPRPMPDEVYANMKRIETVWAECRAQYGKGGPFLFGARFGNADAMYAPVVARFNNYGLPVSAATKEYMDAVMATTAWREWYDAAMKETWVMQNNEVDWPLVRGVKVG, via the coding sequence ATGTCCCTTAAACTGGTGATCGGCAACAAGAACTATTCATCCTGGTCGCTGCGGCCGTGGATCGCGATGAAGGCGGCCGGCATCGCCTTCGAAGAAATCGTCATCCCGCTTTACGTGCCGGGCAGCGCCGAGGAGATTTTGAAATACTCGCCGGCCGGCAAGGTGCCGATTTTGCATGACGGCGATCTCAAGATTTGGGATTCGCTGTCGATCCTTGAATACCTGGACGAAAAATTCCCGGATGCCGAACTGTGGCCGAAGGACGCTGCGGCGCGCGCGCTGGCGCGCTCGGTGTCGGCCGAGATGCATTCCGGCTTCCAGGCACTGCGCCAGCACTGCACGATGAATCTCTGGCTGCCGCCGAAGCCGCGGCCGATGCCGGATGAGGTCTATGCGAACATGAAGCGCATCGAGACCGTCTGGGCCGAGTGCCGCGCGCAATACGGCAAGGGCGGTCCGTTCCTGTTCGGCGCGCGCTTCGGTAATGCCGATGCGATGTATGCGCCGGTGGTGGCACGCTTTAACAATTACGGCCTGCCGGTTTCTGCCGCAACCAAAGAGTACATGGACGCCGTGATGGCGACCACAGCGTGGCGCGAATGGTACGACGCCGCCATGAAGGAAACCTGGGTCATGCAGAACAACGAAGTCGATTGGCCGCTGGTGCGCGGCGTGAAAGTCGGGTGA
- a CDS encoding aldo/keto reductase yields the protein MQAVEAKGFKIPIIGLGTWELRGRECARLVEQAIHLGYRHIDTAQMYANEAEVGEGVRKSGKRSEVMVTTKVAHTSMAPQDVERSVKESLRKLHIDEIDLLIIHWPNDRVPLAETLGAMAKMKQAGYVKQLGVSNFTVKLLDEAVKATDEPLVCNQIEYHPFLDQTKVVAATRSHSMAVVAYSPIARGSASGHAVLERVGRAHGKSAAQVSLRWLIQQGIVVIPRTSKRERLEENFAIFDFALSPAEMAEIAALSVTQKRIVNLAWSPEWD from the coding sequence ATGCAAGCCGTTGAAGCCAAAGGCTTCAAGATCCCGATCATTGGACTGGGCACCTGGGAACTGCGCGGCCGCGAATGCGCGCGCCTCGTCGAGCAGGCGATCCACCTCGGCTATCGCCACATCGACACGGCGCAGATGTACGCCAACGAGGCCGAAGTTGGGGAGGGCGTGCGCAAATCGGGCAAGCGCTCAGAGGTGATGGTGACGACCAAGGTCGCGCATACCAGCATGGCGCCGCAGGATGTCGAGCGCTCGGTGAAGGAAAGCCTGCGCAAGCTGCATATCGACGAGATCGATCTTCTCATCATTCACTGGCCGAACGATCGCGTTCCGCTGGCCGAGACCCTCGGTGCGATGGCGAAGATGAAACAGGCGGGTTACGTGAAGCAACTCGGCGTATCCAACTTCACCGTGAAGCTGCTGGACGAAGCCGTGAAGGCGACCGACGAGCCGCTGGTGTGCAATCAGATCGAGTATCATCCCTTCCTCGACCAGACCAAGGTCGTGGCCGCCACCCGTTCGCACAGCATGGCGGTGGTCGCCTACAGCCCGATTGCGCGCGGCTCGGCGTCCGGCCATGCAGTGCTTGAGCGCGTCGGGCGCGCGCACGGCAAGTCGGCGGCGCAGGTGTCACTGCGCTGGTTGATCCAGCAGGGCATCGTCGTCATCCCGCGGACCAGCAAGCGCGAAAGGCTTGAAGAGAACTTCGCCATTTTCGACTTTGCGCTGTCGCCGGCCGAAATGGCCGAGATCGCGGCGCTGTCGGTGACGCAGAAGCGGATCGTCAACCTCGCCTGGTCGCCGGAGTGGGATTGA
- a CDS encoding rhodanese-like domain-containing protein has protein sequence MPQNITIGYKELCEAAEREIETLDTAEAIKLAGRDDVVFVDIRDIRELQRDGKMPGAFHCPRGMLEFWIDPNGSYYKPVFGQDKKFVFFCAGGMRSALAAQTAHRMGLKPVAHIRGGFGAWKKQGGPTEAPEAKD, from the coding sequence ATGCCGCAGAATATCACCATCGGTTACAAGGAGCTGTGCGAGGCCGCCGAGCGTGAGATCGAGACTCTCGACACCGCCGAGGCGATCAAGCTTGCCGGCCGCGACGACGTCGTCTTCGTCGATATCCGTGACATCCGCGAACTGCAGCGCGACGGCAAGATGCCAGGCGCCTTCCACTGTCCGCGCGGCATGCTCGAGTTCTGGATCGACCCCAACGGCTCGTACTACAAACCGGTGTTCGGCCAGGACAAGAAATTCGTGTTCTTCTGCGCCGGCGGCATGCGCTCGGCCCTGGCCGCGCAGACCGCGCACCGTATGGGTCTGAAACCCGTTGCCCATATCCGCGGCGGCTTCGGCGCCTGGAAGAAGCAGGGCGGCCCGACCGAGGCGCCGGAAGCAAAGGATTAA
- a CDS encoding DUF599 domain-containing protein — translation MLSLSLPDALALALFLAAWIGYSILIEKTAHGARSLNSLMHVYRDQWMKELLAREVRIVDSQVTAALQNGTAFFASTSLIAIGGALTLLRASDEIVHVMGMLPFAVPNTAEMWQAKIVGLSVIFVYAFFKFAWSYRLFNYLAIMVGAAPPHTQKDSEAARIFAHRGARLCEDAGKQFNRGQRAFFFALGYLGWFLGPIELALTTIGVVIVMWRRQFASISRLAFEADGGKPD, via the coding sequence ATGCTGTCACTGAGCCTGCCGGATGCACTTGCGCTCGCCCTCTTCCTCGCCGCCTGGATCGGCTATTCGATCCTGATCGAGAAGACCGCGCATGGCGCGCGCAGTCTCAATTCATTGATGCATGTCTATCGCGACCAGTGGATGAAGGAATTGCTGGCGCGCGAGGTGCGCATCGTCGACTCTCAGGTCACCGCGGCGCTGCAGAACGGCACGGCGTTCTTCGCCTCCACCAGCCTGATCGCGATCGGCGGCGCGCTGACCTTGCTGCGCGCTTCCGATGAGATCGTGCATGTCATGGGCATGCTGCCCTTCGCCGTGCCGAACACGGCGGAGATGTGGCAGGCCAAGATCGTCGGACTGTCGGTGATCTTCGTCTATGCCTTCTTCAAATTCGCCTGGTCGTACCGGCTATTCAACTACCTCGCCATCATGGTCGGCGCGGCGCCGCCGCACACGCAGAAAGACAGCGAGGCGGCGCGCATCTTCGCGCATCGCGGCGCGCGGCTGTGCGAGGACGCCGGGAAGCAGTTCAACCGCGGCCAGCGCGCTTTCTTCTTCGCGCTGGGCTATCTTGGCTGGTTTCTCGGCCCGATCGAACTGGCGCTCACCACCATCGGCGTGGTGATCGTGATGTGGCGCCGGCAATTTGCCTCCATCTCGCGCCTCGCCTTCGAGGCGGACGGCGGCAAACCGGACTGA
- a CDS encoding ribonuclease activity regulator RraA — MTMTSPATATVSAATLDLLRTVTTGTVTTMLLKKGIRHAWMKGAMPFGHTGKRIVGPAFTLRFVPVREDLATPASWLNPISTRSAIEAMPEGCICIADAMGVTGAGIFGDILCMRMVKRKVAALITDGVMRDRHGVLGTGLPVWCQGVAAPASVNQLTFVGWNEPIGCGGAAIFPDDIIVADDDGAVVVPRDLVEFVAHEGAEHELMESWLVQEVEKGEKLPGLYPPNEENKKRYEDWKKSR; from the coding sequence ATGACCATGACATCGCCCGCGACCGCAACGGTGAGCGCGGCGACCCTCGATTTGCTGCGCACGGTCACGACCGGCACCGTCACAACGATGCTGCTGAAGAAGGGCATTCGCCATGCCTGGATGAAGGGCGCGATGCCGTTCGGCCATACCGGCAAGCGCATCGTCGGCCCGGCCTTCACCTTGCGCTTCGTGCCGGTGCGCGAGGATCTCGCTACGCCGGCGAGTTGGCTCAACCCGATCTCGACGCGCTCGGCCATCGAGGCCATGCCGGAAGGCTGCATTTGCATCGCCGACGCCATGGGTGTGACCGGCGCCGGCATCTTTGGCGACATCCTCTGCATGCGCATGGTCAAGCGCAAGGTCGCGGCGCTCATCACCGACGGCGTCATGCGCGACCGGCACGGCGTGCTCGGCACCGGCTTGCCGGTGTGGTGTCAGGGCGTCGCGGCGCCGGCTTCCGTCAACCAGTTGACCTTCGTCGGCTGGAACGAGCCGATCGGCTGCGGCGGCGCGGCGATCTTCCCGGACGACATCATTGTCGCCGATGACGACGGCGCGGTGGTGGTCCCGCGGGACCTGGTCGAATTCGTCGCGCATGAAGGCGCCGAGCACGAGCTGATGGAAAGCTGGCTCGTGCAGGAAGTGGAGAAAGGCGAGAAGCTGCCCGGCCTCTATCCGCCGAACGAAGAGAACAAAAAGCGCTACGAGGATTGGAAGAAGTCCCGGTAA